From Miscanthus floridulus cultivar M001 chromosome 15, ASM1932011v1, whole genome shotgun sequence, the proteins below share one genomic window:
- the LOC136507323 gene encoding uncharacterized protein, giving the protein MASQAWIAERAVPLLRDDPSMGAKAVRKELEKQYKVKINYQTCWYGRQRAADKLFGKWDDSFDWLYRFKAEVELRSPGSVVEIDTVQVGDKVHFSRFFCAFKAQIDGFLEGCRPYISIDSTHLNGQWNGQLPSANGIDGHNWMFPIAFGFFQSETKENWIWFMEQLAKALGPVEHLAICTDACKGLEAVVKQVFPRVEQRKCFRHLMENMKKRFCGSTYAGQYMWPAARAYSEEKFDRLMAKATAGRSDIWPWLNEHHKLKWARSKFSEEIKCDYINNNMAESWNSWIKEFKDLPLDSLADAIRIKTLELWERRRKISVAMSGDILLAVIHQLNAASKGLGHLKVLKGNPREAEVVVWYQGEEIRRHVVYLEEQKCTCREWQVSGKPCSHALAVITVERQPNMSKYVHEAYSVKKLQSAYAGVIPHITDKQQWPKVDKGFKVFPPVVKDPKPLGRTKKNRTLSCLERSGKPTRQVTCKGYDELGHRATSWRCSLTGTKKRKRTKKTTTKPERKKQKTIEDSAEVGEETPRAKRAAAREAKAAAEAAGAAREAIAQPPCLALVPVAVSMEAAPPCQRRLDLEEPVGLEIVPAAAPKKMTPRKKQLASQVKKSTPTKAAN; this is encoded by the exons ATGGCATCCCAGGCCTGGATTGCTGAGAGAGCAGTTCCTTTGCTTAGAGATGATCCCTCAATGGGGGCAAAGGCAGTCAGGAAGGAACTTGAGAAGCAATACAAGGTCAAGATCAACTACCAGACTTGCTGGTATGGTAGGCAGAGGGCTGCAGATAAGCTTTTTGGTAAGTGGGATGATTCTTTTGATTGGTTATATAGATTCAAAGCAGAGGTAGAGCTCAGGTCACCTGGAAGTGTGGTTGAGATAGACACTGTTCAAGTAGGAGATAAGGTTCACTTCAGTAGGTTTTTCTGTGCATTCAAAGCTCAGATTGATGGTTTTTTAGAGGGCTGCAGGCCATACATTAGCATAGATTCTACTCATCTTAATGGCCAGTGGAATGGTCAGTTGCCTTCAGCCAATGGTATAGATGGTCATAATTGGATGTTTCCAATAGCCTTTGGATTCTTTCAGTCTGAGACCAAGGAAAATTGGATTTGGTTCATGGAGCAGTTGGCTAAGGCACTTGGGCCAGTAGAGCATTTGGCTATCTGCACAGATGCCTGCAAGGGCCTCGAGGCTGTAGTTAAGCAAGTATTCCCTAGGGTAGAGCAGAGGAAATGCTTTAGGCATTTGATGGAGAACATGAAGAAGAGGTTCTGTGGTTCCACCTATGCTGGTCAGTACATGTGGCCAGCAGCTAGAGCATACTCAGAGGAGAAGTTTGACAGGCTAATGGCAAAGGCTACTGCAGGAAGGTCAGACATTTGGCCTTGGTTAAATGAGCATCACAAACTAAAGTGGGCCAGAAGCAAGTTCTCAGAAGAAATTAAATGTGACTACATAAACAACAACATGGCAGAGTCCTGGAATTCTTGGATCAAAGAGTTCAAAGACTTGCCATTAGACTCACTAGCTGATGCAATCAGGATCAAGACTCTGGAACTTTGGGAAAGGAGAAGGAAGATTTCGGTAGCCATGTCAGGGGACATTCTACTAGCTGTAATTCATCAATTAAATGCTGCCAGCAAGGGACTTGGTCATCTAAAAGTGCTCAAAGGAAATCCTAGAGAAGCTGAAGTTGTTGTATGGTACCAGGGTGAGGAAATTAGAAGGCATGTGGTTTACCTTGAAGAGCAGAAGTGCACATGTAGGGAGTGGCAagttagtggcaagccttgctCACATGCTCTTGCAGTGATTACCGTTGAGAGGCAGCCAAACATGAGCAAATATGTGCATGAGGCATACAGTGTGAAGAAGTTGCAATCAGCTTATGCAGGAGTCATACCACACATAACTGACAAGCAACAATGGCCTAAAGTAGACAAGGGTTTCAAGGTTTTTCCACCTGTGGTGAAGGACCCTAAACCACTAGGCAGGACCAAGAAGAATAGAACCCTAAGCTGTTTGGAGAGGTCAGGCAAACCAACAAGACAAGTGACATGTAAGGGCTACGATGAACTTGGCCATAGAGCAACTAGCTGGCGGTGTAGCCTCACAGGGACCAAGAAAAG GAAGAGGACCAAGAAGACAACAACAAAGCCTGAAAGGAAGAagcaaaaaactattgaagattcAGCAGAAGTGGGAGAGGAAACACCAAGAGCCAAGAGGGCAGCAGCAAGGGAGGCAAAGGCGGCGGCagaagcagcaggagcagcaagaGAGGCAATAGCACAGCCGCCATGTTTGGCTCTTGTCCCAGTAGCAGTATCAATGGAGGCAGCCCCACCATGCCAGAG GAGGTTGGACTTGGAGGAACCGGTGGGATTGGAGATAGTACCAGCAGCTGCTCCAAAGaaaatgacaccaaggaagaAACAACTAGCATCCCAGGTGAAGAAATCTACACCAACAAAGGCTGCCAACTAA